One window of the Dermatophagoides farinae isolate YC_2012a unplaced genomic scaffold, ASM2471394v1 contig4, whole genome shotgun sequence genome contains the following:
- the LOC142598033 gene encoding proteasome subunit beta type-7-like, with the protein MAKKTGTTICGLIYDGGVVLAADTRATAGSFIADKSCFKLHLLLDHIWCAGAGVAADLEHVTMRMAADLRVFQAKLKSLVRVETAVTRLCNHLVQYMGHISVALIIGGINPDSKPSLWYVSAEGHAHQLPYLAMGSGGLFATSVLERKYRNSMPEQEAMDLAADAIEAGVINDLGSGTMVDVVKITIANPKKPVLTRGYRRPVANIPGSVSSDINFCVEAIGSTKPFEICLK; encoded by the exons atggcaaaaaaaactggtacGACAATTTGTGGTTTAATATACGACGGAGGTGTCGTGCTAGCAGCTGATACTAGAGCAACAGCAGGCAGTTTCATTGCTGACAAGTCTTGTTTCAAGTTACATTTACTGTTAGATCACATTTGGTGTGCTGGAGCCGGAGTGGCTGCTGATTTAGAGCATGTTACAATGCGTATGGCAGCAGACCTGAGAGTTTTTCAGGCGAAATTGAAATCTCTAGTTCGAGTAGAAACCGCTGTAACCCGGCTATGCAATCATCTAGTTCAATACATGGGGCACATATCTGTAGCTTTGATTATTGGAGGGATAAATCCTGATTCTAAACCCAGTCTTTGGTATGTTAGCGCTGAAGGGCATGCTCACCAGCTTCCTTATTTGGCTATGGGTTCTGGAGGTTTATTCGCCACTTCAGTGCTGGAGAGAAAATACAGGAATTCCATGCCTGAGCAAGAAGCTATGGATCTTGCTGCAGATGCTATCGAAGCTGGTGTAATTAATGATTTGGGCTCTGGTACCATGGTCGACGTAGTAAAGATCACGATTGCTAATCCTAAAAAACCAGTACTTACTCGTGGATACAGACGGCCAGTCGCTAACATTCCAGGGTCTGTGTCTTCTGATATTA ATTTCTGCGTTGAAGCTATTGGCAGTACAAAACCGTTTGAAATCTGccttaaataa